The Indicator indicator isolate 239-I01 chromosome 38, UM_Iind_1.1, whole genome shotgun sequence genome window below encodes:
- the ATP6V1B2 gene encoding V-type proton ATPase subunit B, brain isoform — MAAVRAVRGLVNGAGPGGPREQVAALTRDYLSQPRLTYRTVSGVNGPLVILDQVKFPRYAEIVHLTLPDGTRRSGQVLEVSGSKAVVQVFEGTSGIDAKKTSCEFTGDILRTPVSEDMLGRVFNGSGKPIDRGPIVLAEDFLDIMGQPINPQCRIYPEEMIQTGISAIDGMNSIARGQKIPIFSAAGLPHNEIAAQICRQAGLVKKSKDVMDYSEENFAIVFAAMGVNMETARFFKSDFEENGSMDNVCLFLNLANDPTIERIITPRLALTTAEFLAYQCEKHVLVILTDMSSYAEALREVSAAREEVPGRRGFPGYMYTDLATIYERAGRVEGRNGSITQIPILTMPNDDITHPIPDLTGYITEGQIYVDRQLHNRQVYPPINVLPSLSRLMKSAIGEGMTRKDHADVSNQLYACYAIGKDVQAMKAVVGEEALTSDDLLYLEFLQKFEKNFIAQGPYENRTVYETLDIGWQLLRIFPKEMLKRIPQTTLAEFYPRDSTAKH; from the exons ATGGCGGCGGTGCGGGCGGTCCGCGGGCTGGTGAACGGCGCCGGGCCCGGCGGGCCCCGGGAGCAGGTGGCAGCGCTGACCCGCGACTACCTGTCCCAGCCGCGCCTCA cttATAGAACTGTGTCAGGTGTGAATGGACCTCTGGTTATCTTGGACCAAGTTAAG TTTCCTAGGTATGCAGAGATTGTCCACTTGACCCTTCCTGATGGCACAAGAAGAAGTGGGCAGGTTCTGGAAGTCAGTGGCTCCAAAGCTGTGGTTCAG GTATTTGAAGGGACTTCAGGTATTGATGCTAAGAAGACATCTTGTGAGTTCACTGGGGATATTCTTCGAACCCCTGTCTCTGAGGACATGCTTG GCAGAGTATTTAATGGCTCAGGAAAGCCTATAGACAGAGGCCCCATTGTTTTGGCTGAAGATTTCCTTGACATCATGG GCCAGCCAATCAACCCCCAGTGTCGTATCTACCCAGAAGAGATGATCCAGACTGGCATTTCTGCTATTGATGGCATGAACAGTATTGCCAGGGGACAAAAGATCCCCATCTTCTCAGCTGCTGGCCTGCCCCACAATGAG ATTGCAGCTCAGATATGTCGCCAAGCTGGCTTGGTGAAGAAATCCAAGGATGTGATGGACTACAGTGAGGAAAACTTTGCCATCGTGTTTGCTGCTATGGGT GTGAACATGGAAACTGCTCGGTTCTTCAAATCTGACTTTGAGGAGAATGGCTCCATGGACAATGTGTGTCTGTTCCTGAACCTGGCCAACGACCCAAC CATTGAACGCATCATCACCCCTCGCCTGGCTCTGACCACAGCTGAGTTCTTGGCATATCAGTGTGAGAAGCATGTCCTGGTCATCCTGACAGACATGAGCTCCTATGCTGAGGCCCTGCGAGAG GTTTCAGCAGCCAGGGAGGAAGTGCCTGGCCGCCGTGGTTTCCCAGGCTACATGTACACCGACCTGGCCACCATCTACGAGCGTGCTGGGCGTGTGGAAGGCAGGAATGGTTCCATCACCCAGATCCCCATTCTCACCATGCCCAACGATG aTATTACTCATCCTATCCCTGACTTGACTGGATACATCACTGAGGGGCAGATCTACGTGGACAGGCAGCTGCACAACAGGCAG GTTTATCCACCTATTAATGTCTTACCCTCCTTGTCTCGACTGATGAAGTCAGCTATTGGAGAGGGCATGACCAGGAAGGACCATGCAGATGTATCCAACCAGCTG TATGCCTGCTATGCTATTGGGAAGGATGTGCAGGCCATGAAGGCTGTGGTGGGGGAGGAAGCTCTCACCTCAGATGATCTGCTCTACCTGGAGTTCCTGCAGAAGTTTGAGAAGAACTTCATTGCTCAGG GTCCCTACGAGAACCGCACCGTTTATGAGACCTTGGACATCggctggcagctcctcaggaTCTTCCCCAAGGAGATGCTGAAGAGAATTCCTCAGACAACATTGGCTGAGTTCTACCCTCGAGACTCAACTGCCAAGCACTAA
- the SLC18A1 gene encoding chromaffin granule amine transporter — protein sequence AAGRASRRLVLVVVFVALLLDNMLLTVVVPIVPTFLYTTEYKGINTSAAPAQTELAPPASRAPPFSFVFSYFDNTTVPISGSMSTVGLGNRTESSPPAEPPTSSPPSASSCLEGEEFLAEENVRVGLLFASKALVQLVVNPAVGHLTNRIGYHIPMFVGFTIMFLSTLMFAFSGTYTLLFIARALQGIGSSFSSVAGLGMLASVYTDDLQRGSAMGIALGGLALGVLIGAPFGSVMYELVGKSSPFLVLAFLSLLDGALQLCILQPSKISPESSKGTPVSTLLRDPYILIAAGALCFSNMGVAMLEPTLPIWMMQTMCSPQWQLGMAFLPASISYLIGTNLFGILANKMGRWLCSLIGMAVVGISLLCVPLAKTISGLIGPNAGLGFAIGMVDSSMMPIMGYLVDLRHTSVYGNVYAIADVAFCMGFAIGPSTGGAVVRAVGFPWLMISIGVLNIAYAPLCWYLRSPPAKEEKIAILSQECPLQTKSYSTHKTLPDLPLSGGSDVEAEKSALPPRQLRPARPAPPTALTAHGPHFR from the exons gcagcaggcagagcatccaggaggctggtgctggtggtggtcttCGTTGCACTGCTGCTGGACAACATGCTGCTGACGGTTGTGG TGCCCATCGTGCCAACCTTCCTCTACACCACAGAATACAAAGGCATCAACACCtctgctgccccagcccagacTGAGCTGGCTCCTCCAGCCTCAAGggctcctcctttctcctttgtgTTCTCCTATTTTGACAACACCACGGTGCCCATCTCGGGCTCCATGAGCACGGTGGGCTTGGGGAACAGGACAGAGAGCAGCCCCCCAGCAGAGccccccaccagcagccccccaTCAGCAAGCAGCTGCCTGGAGGGTGAGGAGTTCCTGGCCGAGGAGAACGTCCGTGTGGGGCTGCTGTTTGCCTCCAAGGCTCTGGTGCAGCTGGTGGTCAACCCAGCCGTGGGGCACCTGACCAACAG GATAGGATACCACATCCCCATGTTCGTCGGGTTCACCATCATgttcctctccactctca TGTTTGCCTTCTCAGGCACCTACACCCTGCTCTTCATCGCCAGAGCCCTCCAAGGCATCGGCTCCTCCTTCTCATCAGTTGCAG gcttgggcatgCTGGCCAGCGTCTACACCGACGACCTCCAGAGGGGCAGCGCCATGGGGATCGCTCTGGGAGGCCTGGCCTTGGGTGTGCTGA TCGGGGCCCCTTTTGGAAGTGTGATGTATGAACTCGTGGGGAAATCATCTCCCTTCCTGGTCCTGGCATTCCTTTCCCTCTTGGATGGAG CTTTGCAGCTCTGCATACTGCAGCCCTCCAAGATCTCCCCTGAG AGCTCCAAGGGCACACCAGTGTCCACCCTGCTGCGAGACCCCTACATCCTGATAGCTGCAG GAGCCCTCTGCTTCTCCAACATGGGGGTGGCCATGCTGGAGCCCACCTTGCCCATCTGGATGATGCAAACGATGTGCTCCCCTCAATGGCAGCTAG ggatGGCCTTTCTCCCTGCCAGCATCTCCTACCTCATTGGCACCAACCTCTTTGGGATCCTGGCTAACAAAATGGGTCG GTGGCTGTGCTCCCTCATTGgcatggctgtggtggggaTCAGCCTCCTCTGT GTACCTCTGGCCAAAACAATTTCTGGGCTGATCGGTCCCAACGCTGGGCTGGGCTTTGCCATAG GGATGGTGGACTCCTCCATGATGCCTATCATGGGCTACCTGGTGGACCTTCGCCACACCTCTGTCTATGGCAATGTCTATGCCATAGCTGATGTGGCCTTCTGCATGGGCTTTGCTATAG GCCCCTCCACAGGTGGTGCAGTTGTACGAGCTGTTGGCTTCCCCTGGCTGATGATCAGCATTGGAGTCCTCAACATTGCTtatgctcctctctgctggtaCCTGCGCAGCCCTCCTGCTAAAGAGGAGAAGATT GCAATCTTAAGCCAGGAGTGCCCCCTGCAAACCAAAAGCTACAGCACTCACAAGACCCTGCCTGACCTCCCTCTCAGCGGCGGCAGTGATGTGGAGGCAGAGAAG TCCGCGCTGCCGCCACGACAGCtccgcccggcccggcccgcccCGCCCACGGCCCTCACCGCCCACGGCCCTCACTTCCGGTGA